From the Oryza glaberrima chromosome 5, OglaRS2, whole genome shotgun sequence genome, one window contains:
- the LOC127773305 gene encoding putative E3 ubiquitin-protein ligase RF298 has protein sequence MSTLAAHPPLGPAAAAQEKAASRNKRKYRAEPPSAELGSFGLEYPLTADCVGFEFMSPEKAAIAAAAAAAAVAAEGVNLDLIPGSCDCKDIHPTAEELLECQRYVNWNDPNEALLEEILLKGLDATFDNAVGVIIAMGYSEPTARAAVLRAATQYNWRESLAGFGEAAVEVLKTEGDMLSEGASEEDMRKIEQAVLGGMIALVNQAQPFYTTGDVMFCLLISDMNVANACAMDYNPASLPAVDTQVIAQPVVGNYEPNNPSSDLSVSITNPQTGVTFRGKLTPVPPNSYNTAKADSSATPANLNVPSSKPSVSGKAQSEIPNLKPKENSNPVPDHSEEQPFVAAATQPVKDDKPIPSKRGSSKRDSLHRQKLMSFDKSSRALGSKGSLRSSKHSSSGSAVLDRKCRSFSDSTTISLKASSKVGKGFSASMKGPEVPPDLSFTGAALPSNPSFDAKLSSNLNPLPAASTDLSLSLPLPSSNDSPAPSSNHDANTEGMDSSSKINLSYDEDQKVWIPQDKKDEMVLILVQRQKELQAHMRDWTDWAQQKVMQVTRRLAKEKEELHSLRKEKEEADRLQEERHNLEESTRKKLLEMESAISRANTQLEKAESSARRREAENEQLRIQMEAAKRHALVSATNILELSKKDENSHKRSQHWESERALLQEDLAAQRNKLSQVHQQLHHAKEQKDQIQARWRQEEAGKIEAIARVSLEKKERDQIETSLRSEENFLHLKAENDTQRYKSQIRALEQQISQLKVSLDSLKVGAPPKWGADNRTNALRLSEGRKNGSAQILANIAAVPQDFDFDDIQRDRECVMCLSEEMSVVFLPCAHQVVCAKCNDLHDKQGMKECPSCRTPIQRRVCARLAGC, from the exons ATGTCCACTCTCGCGGCGCATCCACCGTtggggccagcggcggcggcgcaggagaaggcggcgagccGGAACAAGCGCAAGTAccgcgccgagccgccgtcCGCCGAGCTGGGGTCATTCGGGCTGGAGTACCCACTGACGGCCGACTGCGTGGGCTTCGAGTTCATGTCGCCGGAGAAGGCagccatcgcggcggcggcggccgccgccgcggtggccgccgaggGCGTCAACCTGGACCTCATCCCGGGCTCGTGCGATTGCAAGGATATTCACCCCACGGCGGAGGAGCTACTGGAGTGCCAGAGATATGTGAATTGGAATGACCCCAACGAGGCGCTGCTCGAGGAGATCCTTCTCAAGGGCCTGGACGCGACGTTCGACAATGCCGTAGGCGTGATCATCGCGATGGGTTACTCCGAGCCCACCGCGCGTGCCGCCGTCCTGCGGGCTGCCACGCAGTACAATTGGAGGGAGAGCCTTGCTGGgttcggcgaggcggcggtcgaGGTGCTCAAGACCGAGGGGGACATGTTGAGTGAGGGCGCCTCTGAGGAAGACATGAGGAAGATTGAGCAGGCAGTGCTCGGTGGCATGATTGCGTTGGTCAATCAGGCTCAGCCGTTCTACACTACAGGTGATGTGATGTTCTGCTTGCTTATATCGGATATGAATGTGGCCAATGCCTGTGCCATGGACTACAATCCGGCTTCCCTCCCAGCAGTGGATACGCAAGTGATTGCCCAGCCAGTTGTTGGAAACTATGAACCTAATAATCCAAGTTCGGATTTATCAGTATCTATTACCAACCCACAGACTGGCGTCACATTTCGTGGAAAACTTACCCCAGTGCCACCCAATTCTTACAATACTGCCAAGGCTGATTCATCCGCAACACCAGCAAACCTGAATGTACCGAGCAGTAAACCCTCTGTCTCAGGTAAGGCGCAGAGTGAAATCCCGAATCTTAAGCCAAAAGAAAACTCAAATCCTGTGCCTGATCATTCAGAGGAGCAACCATTCGTTGCTGCTGCGACACAACCTGTGAAAGATGATAAGCCAATCCCTAGTAAGAGGGGGAGTTCTAAGCGGGATTCCTTGCATCGGCAGAAGTTGATGAGTTTTGATAAGAGTTCCCGAGCACTGGGTTCTAAAGGATCTCTTAGGTCAAGCAAGCATAGCTCTTCGGGTAGCGCAGTGCTGGACAGGAAGTGCAGGTCGTTTTCAGATTCTACTACTATCAGTTTGAAGGCCTCATCCAAAGTAGGCAAAGGGTTTTCTGCAAGCATGAAGGGACCGGAAGTACCACCTGACCTTTCTTTTACTGGTGCTGCCCTTCCCTCCAATCCATCATTTGATGCCAAGCTGAGTAGTAACTTGAACCCATTACCAGCTGCTAGCACAGATCTCTCATTGTCGTTGCCATTGCCGTCCTCAAATGACAGTCCTGCTCCATCTTCGAATCATGATGCCAATACAGAGGGTATGGACTCTAGCAGCAAAATCAACTTATCATATGATGAGGATCAGAAGGTTTGGATCCCACAAGATAAGAAGGATGAAATGGTCTTGATTCTTGTCCAGCGGCAGAAAGAGTTGCAAGCACATATGAGGGATTGGACAGACTGGGCTCAGCAGAAGGTGATGCAAGTCACTCGTCGACTTGCCAAGGAGAAGGAAGAGCTTCATTCACttaggaaagagaaggaagaagcgGACCGCCTCCAAGAAGAGAGGCACAATCTGGAAGAGAGCACTCGGAAGAAGCTTTTAGAGATGGAATCTGCGATTTCTAGGGCGAACACCCAGCTGGAAAAGGCAGAATCTTCTGCTCGTAGACGTGAAGCCGAGAATGAACAGCTCAGGATACAGATGGAAGCTGCAAAGCGGCATGCACTAGTGTCTGCAACAAATATTTTGGAGCTTTCAAAGAAGGATGAGAACAGTCATAAAAGGTCTCAGCATTGGGAATCTGAAAGAGCCCTGTTGCAAGAGGATCTTGCTGCTCAAAGGAACAAGCTATCTCAGGTCCACCAGCAACTTCATCATGCTAAAGAGCAGAAGGATCAAATCCAG GCAAGGTGGAGGCAAGAAGAGGCTGGAAAGATTGAGGCAATTGCCCGTGTAAGCttagagaagaaagagagggatcAGATTGAGACATCACTGAGGTCGGAAGAGAACTTCCTGCATCTCAAAGCGGAGAACGATACGCAAAGATACAAGAGCCAGATACGTGCTCTCGAGCAGCAGATTTCGCAGCTGAAGGTATCCTTGGACTCGTTGAAGGTTGGTGCCCCTCCCAAGTGGGGAGCAGACAACAGAACCAACGCGTTGCGCCTTTCTGAAGGGAGAAAGAACGGCAGCGCTCAAATTTTGGCCAATATAGCAGCGGTACCCCAGGATTTCGATTTTGACGACATACAGCGTGACCGGGAGTGCGTCATGTGCCTGAGCGAGGAGATGTCGGTCGTCTTCCTCCCTTGCGCGCACCAGGTGGTCTGCGCGAAATGCAATGACCTCCATGACAAGCAAGGGATGAAGGAGTGCCCGTCGTGCCGGACCCCCATCCAGCGCAGGGTGTGCGCCCGCCTCGCCGGTTGCTag